One segment of Pandoraea pnomenusa DNA contains the following:
- a CDS encoding DUF1840 domain-containing protein, with amino-acid sequence MLVTFKSHASPNITMLENLAQYLLGIVGKQVGVRGAIGDDETDAAVKKLEAAIAEDKAVEQKQNEGKKSEERDENDRVRLAQRAYPLLNMLREAKNEGCAVTWETSER; translated from the coding sequence ATGCTGGTAACGTTCAAGTCGCACGCCTCGCCAAATATCACGATGCTGGAAAATCTGGCGCAGTATTTGCTGGGAATCGTCGGCAAACAGGTGGGCGTAAGGGGCGCGATCGGCGACGACGAAACGGACGCCGCCGTCAAGAAGCTCGAAGCCGCCATTGCCGAAGACAAGGCCGTGGAACAGAAGCAGAACGAAGGGAAGAAGTCCGAAGAGCGCGACGAGAACGATCGCGTTCGTCTGGCGCAACGCGCCTATCCGCTGCTCAACATGCTGCGCGAAGCCAAGAACGAAGGCTGTGCGGTGACGTGGGAGACGAGCGAGCGCTAA
- a CDS encoding thiol:disulfide interchange protein DsbA/DsbL — protein MKKLLGAVLISFGFLSGAASASPEAPVAGTDYLVLPQAQPTSSGPGKIEVTEFFWYGCPHCNALEPSLEAWVKKQGKDVVFKRVPVAFQSRFEPHTRMFIALTALGKEAELTPKVFNEIHVKHNYLLTKDTQADFLSKFGIDKAAYGAAYDAAGKPAMARKESPVEIANKTWQDYKIDGVPTIAIQGKYLVSPATSGDALQKAGKPATTEQQTFDAALKTADSIINQIRAKKM, from the coding sequence ATGAAAAAACTTCTTGGTGCCGTTCTGATTTCTTTCGGTTTCCTCTCCGGTGCGGCCTCGGCGTCGCCCGAAGCACCGGTCGCGGGGACCGACTACCTGGTGTTGCCGCAGGCACAGCCGACGTCGTCGGGCCCGGGCAAGATCGAGGTGACCGAGTTCTTCTGGTACGGTTGCCCGCACTGCAATGCGCTGGAGCCGTCGCTCGAAGCGTGGGTCAAGAAGCAAGGCAAGGATGTCGTTTTCAAGCGCGTGCCCGTGGCCTTCCAAAGCCGCTTCGAACCGCATACGCGCATGTTCATCGCGCTGACCGCGCTGGGCAAGGAAGCCGAGCTCACGCCGAAGGTCTTCAATGAGATCCACGTCAAGCACAACTATCTGCTGACGAAGGATACGCAGGCCGATTTCCTCTCGAAGTTCGGCATCGACAAGGCCGCCTACGGCGCCGCGTACGACGCCGCCGGCAAGCCGGCCATGGCGCGCAAGGAATCGCCCGTGGAAATCGCCAACAAGACGTGGCAGGACTACAAGATCGACGGCGTGCCGACGATCGCGATCCAGGGCAAGTATCTCGTTTCGCCGGCAACCTCGGGCGACGCATTGCAAAAGGCCGGCAAGCCGGCGACCACCGAGCAGCAAACGTTCGACGCGGCGCTGAAGACGGCCGACTCGATCATCAATCAGATCCGCGCGAAGAAGATGTAA
- a CDS encoding SPOR domain-containing protein yields MANKRRPPRQRGGTFLGIVLGLIVGLAVAVVVALYITKTPTPFVEKTPPRPAENSPAAQAPDPNKSLQPRTPLPGAASGPAATEPSSQATSPLVPGTPVEPTTPPVASSPTAPTTSPAHTKPSPADILSGKSTVPVAPPTTPPASATDNANTGYYLQVGAFKSQSDAEQLRAKLALSGFEAKVTQRDANGLTLYRVRLGPYGKLDEMNHVRQRLQDGGYDTAVIRFTKQ; encoded by the coding sequence ATGGCAAACAAACGTCGACCACCCCGCCAGCGGGGCGGTACTTTCCTGGGCATCGTGCTCGGCCTGATCGTCGGGCTGGCCGTTGCCGTCGTCGTCGCGCTCTACATCACGAAGACGCCGACCCCGTTCGTCGAAAAGACGCCACCGCGCCCCGCCGAGAATTCGCCGGCCGCCCAGGCGCCGGATCCGAACAAGTCATTGCAGCCGCGCACGCCGCTACCGGGCGCCGCTTCGGGGCCCGCGGCAACGGAGCCGTCCTCGCAGGCCACCTCCCCGCTCGTGCCGGGCACGCCAGTGGAGCCGACCACGCCGCCGGTGGCCTCCTCGCCCACCGCACCGACCACGTCGCCCGCCCACACGAAGCCGTCACCGGCGGATATCCTCAGCGGCAAGTCGACGGTGCCCGTCGCTCCGCCGACCACGCCGCCCGCGAGCGCGACCGATAACGCCAACACCGGTTACTACCTGCAGGTCGGTGCGTTCAAGTCGCAAAGCGACGCGGAGCAACTGCGCGCCAAGCTGGCCCTCTCGGGCTTCGAGGCGAAGGTCACGCAGCGCGATGCGAACGGTCTCACGCTCTATCGCGTGCGCCTCGGTCCGTACGGCAAGCTCGACGAGATGAATCACGTGCGTCAGCGGTTGCAGGACGGCGGCTACGACACGGCGGTGATTCGCTTCACGAAGCAGTAA
- the argS gene encoding arginine--tRNA ligase: MLPAQKNALVALIGDVVAGLMPADGTAPAAPTISLERPKVAAHGDLSCNVAMQLAKPLRANPRELAQKIADAILADARAGGLVDAVEIAGPGFINLRLANTAKQSVARAILTEGATFGRRAVEGNAAPVLVEFVSANPTGPLHVGHGRQAALGDTISALLDTQGRPVHREFYYNDAGVQIQTLATSVQARARGLKPGDAQWPESAYNGDYIGDIAQDFLARKTVQASDGAPVTGSGDIEDIDSIRAFAVAYLRREQDIDLQTFGVIFDQYYLESSLYADGSVERTVQALVDAGVTYEQEGALWLRTTDYGDDKDRVMRKSDGTYTYFVPDVAYHTRKWERGFHQVINVQGSDHHGTIARVRAGLQALGIGIPKGYPDYVLHKMVTVMRNGEEVKISKRAGSYVTVRDLIEWSGGITAETPVTDPVQREDALRRGRDAVRFFLISRKADTEFVFDVDLALKQNDENPVYYVQYAHARICSILTQWGGDEAQLAHADLAPLDSERALALLQLLAEYPDMLTRAAEELAPHAVAFYLRDLASAFHSFYNADRVLVDDETVKHARLALLAATRQVLRNGLAVLGVSAPAKM; encoded by the coding sequence ATGCTACCCGCACAAAAGAATGCTCTCGTCGCGCTGATCGGCGATGTCGTCGCCGGCCTGATGCCCGCGGACGGTACCGCGCCCGCCGCGCCCACGATCTCGCTCGAACGCCCGAAAGTCGCCGCGCACGGCGACCTGTCCTGCAACGTGGCGATGCAGCTCGCCAAGCCGCTGCGCGCCAACCCGCGCGAACTGGCGCAGAAGATCGCCGACGCGATCCTCGCCGACGCCCGCGCCGGGGGTCTGGTCGACGCCGTCGAGATCGCCGGTCCCGGCTTCATCAACCTGCGTCTGGCCAACACGGCCAAGCAGTCGGTCGCCCGAGCGATCCTGACCGAAGGCGCGACCTTCGGCCGACGCGCCGTCGAAGGCAATGCCGCCCCGGTGCTCGTGGAGTTCGTCTCGGCCAATCCGACCGGTCCGCTGCACGTGGGTCACGGGCGGCAGGCCGCGCTCGGCGACACGATCTCGGCGCTGCTGGACACGCAGGGCCGCCCGGTGCATCGCGAGTTCTATTACAACGATGCGGGTGTGCAGATCCAGACGCTCGCCACGTCGGTGCAGGCCCGCGCCCGCGGCCTGAAGCCGGGCGACGCCCAGTGGCCCGAGTCGGCCTACAACGGCGACTACATTGGCGACATCGCGCAGGACTTCCTCGCGCGCAAGACCGTCCAGGCATCCGACGGCGCCCCCGTCACCGGCAGCGGCGACATCGAGGACATCGACTCGATCCGCGCATTCGCCGTGGCGTACCTGCGTCGCGAGCAGGATATCGATCTGCAGACATTCGGCGTGATCTTCGATCAGTACTACCTCGAATCGTCGCTGTACGCGGACGGCAGCGTCGAGCGCACGGTGCAGGCGCTCGTCGACGCCGGAGTGACGTACGAACAGGAAGGCGCGCTGTGGCTGCGCACGACCGATTACGGCGACGACAAGGACCGCGTGATGCGCAAGTCCGACGGCACCTATACGTATTTCGTGCCGGACGTCGCCTATCACACGCGCAAGTGGGAGCGCGGCTTCCACCAGGTCATCAACGTGCAGGGCTCGGACCACCACGGCACCATCGCCCGCGTACGGGCCGGCCTGCAGGCGCTGGGCATTGGCATTCCGAAGGGCTATCCCGACTACGTGCTGCACAAGATGGTCACCGTCATGCGCAACGGCGAAGAGGTGAAGATCTCCAAGCGCGCGGGCAGCTACGTGACCGTGCGCGACCTCATCGAATGGTCGGGCGGCATCACGGCCGAAACGCCGGTCACGGACCCGGTTCAGCGTGAAGACGCGCTGCGCCGTGGCCGCGACGCCGTGCGCTTCTTCCTGATCTCGCGCAAGGCCGATACCGAATTCGTGTTCGACGTGGACCTCGCGCTCAAGCAGAACGACGAGAACCCCGTGTACTACGTGCAGTATGCGCACGCCCGCATCTGCTCGATCCTCACGCAATGGGGTGGCGACGAAGCGCAACTCGCGCATGCCGACCTCGCGCCACTCGACAGCGAACGCGCACTCGCGCTGCTGCAACTGCTGGCCGAGTATCCGGACATGCTCACGCGCGCCGCCGAGGAACTTGCGCCGCACGCCGTGGCCTTCTATCTGCGGGATCTGGCGAGCGCGTTCCATTCGTTCTACAACGCCGATCGCGTGCTGGTCGACGACGAAACCGTCAAGCATGCGCGACTCGCGTTGCTGGCGGCCACGCGTCAGGTGCTGCGCAACGGTCTTGCCGTGCTGGGCGTGTCCGCTCCGGCCAAGATGTAA